A region of Sporosarcina sp. FSL W7-1349 DNA encodes the following proteins:
- a CDS encoding MetQ/NlpA family ABC transporter substrate-binding protein — MKKLIAGILFAILVLSLAACGTKDAGTSGQDTTDAGETTDVGEKAEDNTQEEATKLVVGASNTPHAIILEEAKPLLEEKGIELEIETYQDYVLPNKDLEAKALDANYFQHIPYMEGQMADFGYEFVNAGAIHIEPIGVYSKKYKSLEELPDGATILISNSVADHGRVLAMLEEKGLIKLKDDVEKVKAELDDIVENPKNLQFDPNYEPALMPQLYKNDEGDALLINSNYAIDAGLNPLEDAIALEETDSPYVNIITVREGDENKDAIKTLVEVLKSKEIQDFILEEWKGSVVPVES; from the coding sequence ATGAAGAAGTTAATAGCTGGGATCTTATTTGCGATACTTGTCCTATCTCTTGCCGCTTGCGGAACGAAAGATGCGGGGACGAGTGGCCAAGATACAACGGATGCTGGAGAAACAACAGATGTTGGAGAAAAAGCTGAAGATAACACACAAGAAGAAGCGACTAAGCTTGTCGTAGGTGCTTCCAATACACCACATGCGATTATTCTGGAAGAGGCCAAACCGTTATTAGAGGAAAAGGGCATTGAGCTGGAAATTGAAACCTATCAAGATTATGTATTGCCGAACAAAGATTTAGAGGCAAAAGCTTTGGATGCGAACTATTTTCAACATATCCCGTATATGGAAGGTCAAATGGCTGACTTTGGCTATGAATTTGTCAATGCAGGCGCCATCCATATCGAACCGATCGGCGTTTATTCAAAAAAATATAAAAGCCTTGAAGAATTGCCAGACGGCGCAACTATCTTGATCAGTAACTCCGTCGCTGACCACGGTCGTGTGCTTGCTATGCTGGAAGAGAAAGGTCTTATCAAATTGAAGGACGACGTGGAGAAAGTAAAAGCGGAATTGGATGATATCGTGGAGAACCCAAAAAATCTTCAATTCGATCCGAATTATGAACCGGCTCTTATGCCTCAACTGTATAAAAATGACGAAGGCGATGCACTGCTCATCAACTCAAACTATGCAATTGACGCAGGCTTAAATCCATTGGAAGATGCAATCGCACTTGAAGAAACTGACTCCCCTTATGTCAACATCATCACTGTCCGTGAAGGTGATGAAAATAAAGATGCGATCAAAACGTTGGTAGAGGTATTGAAATCAAAAGAGATTCAAGATTTCATCCTTGAGGAGTGGAAGGGCTCAGTCGTTCCAGTAGAATCATAA
- a CDS encoding 3-hydroxyacyl-CoA dehydrogenase/enoyl-CoA hydratase family protein, protein MTYQIKKAAVLGSGVMGSGIAAHLANIGIPVLLLDIVPKQLTAEEESKGLTLDHPQVRNKIAAAAKQNLLKQKPAPLTTKKNLSLIAVGNLEDDLEQLKEVDWIIEVVVENLAVKKALYEKIETVRKPGTIITSNTSGISIEAMAEGRSVDFRKHFLGTHFFNPPRYLKLLEIIPASSTSPEVLDFMTKFGEDRLGKGVVIAKDTPNFIANRIGTYGLLITLQEMEKRGYSIGEVDSVTGTLIGRPKSATFRTLDVVGLDTFMHVAKNVYDQTEGEEQKVFEVPAFMKKMIENGWLGAKSKQGFYWKKGKEILEIDPATLEYEPTKKLKTPSIEMAKQQKGLSNKVKSLVYANDRTGEILWNILAPTLRYSAQLTGEIADDIVAIDNAMKWGFGWEQGPFEIWDAIGVGPSVAKMKEEGYEIPPFVQSLLDQGYQSFYREEDSDLYYFDGEGFQPVPVNEKVIDLKRYKKKHGVIKKNSGASLIDLGDGIALLEFHSQSNAIGLDILQMINYAIDEVEQNYKGLVIGNQGKNFCVGANLGLILMEAQDDNIFELDFVVRTFQKAMMKIKYSTKPVVAAPFQMTLGGGAEVCLPAAHIQASMETYMGLVEAGVGLIPGGGGNVNLYAKHLKGLPNGVTVDYQNVVNKVFESIAMAKVSTSGEEARENNFLDFADGLSINPDHLIYDAKQAALSLYENGYQPPKREKIPVTGASGYATMVLGAETMKLSGFISDHDFKIAKKLAFVLAGGKVPFGTLVDEQYMLDLEREAFLSLVAEPKSQQRMQHMLVKGKPLRN, encoded by the coding sequence GTGACTTATCAAATTAAAAAGGCGGCCGTATTGGGCTCAGGCGTCATGGGGTCGGGCATCGCAGCACATCTTGCGAATATAGGGATACCGGTCCTGCTTCTGGATATCGTTCCAAAGCAATTGACTGCAGAAGAGGAATCGAAAGGTCTGACACTCGACCATCCGCAAGTGCGGAATAAAATAGCGGCAGCTGCGAAACAGAATTTGTTGAAGCAAAAGCCAGCACCGCTCACTACGAAGAAGAACCTCTCCCTCATTGCAGTGGGAAATTTGGAAGATGACCTGGAACAACTGAAAGAGGTCGACTGGATCATCGAAGTCGTCGTTGAGAACCTTGCAGTGAAAAAAGCATTATATGAAAAAATTGAAACGGTCCGGAAACCGGGGACAATCATCACTTCCAATACATCCGGTATCAGTATCGAAGCGATGGCGGAAGGACGTTCGGTAGATTTTCGAAAACATTTCCTCGGCACGCATTTTTTCAACCCGCCGCGCTATCTGAAGTTGCTTGAAATCATCCCCGCAAGCTCGACAAGCCCGGAAGTATTGGATTTCATGACGAAATTCGGAGAAGACCGGCTCGGAAAAGGGGTCGTCATAGCGAAAGACACGCCGAACTTCATTGCGAATCGGATTGGGACGTACGGTCTTTTGATCACATTACAGGAAATGGAGAAACGCGGCTATTCGATCGGGGAAGTCGATTCGGTTACGGGCACTTTGATTGGCCGGCCGAAATCCGCGACGTTCCGGACACTCGATGTTGTCGGATTGGATACATTCATGCATGTCGCAAAAAATGTCTATGATCAGACGGAGGGCGAAGAGCAGAAAGTATTCGAAGTCCCGGCATTCATGAAAAAAATGATTGAAAACGGCTGGCTTGGGGCCAAATCAAAACAAGGATTCTATTGGAAGAAAGGGAAAGAGATTTTGGAAATCGATCCAGCGACGTTGGAATACGAACCTACTAAAAAGTTGAAAACGCCTTCAATTGAAATGGCGAAACAGCAAAAAGGGCTTTCGAATAAAGTGAAATCCCTTGTGTACGCGAATGACCGGACGGGTGAAATCCTCTGGAATATACTCGCTCCGACGCTCCGTTACTCAGCTCAGCTAACTGGAGAGATTGCGGATGACATCGTAGCTATCGACAATGCGATGAAATGGGGCTTTGGCTGGGAACAAGGTCCATTCGAAATTTGGGATGCAATCGGTGTGGGGCCATCCGTCGCGAAGATGAAAGAGGAAGGATATGAGATTCCGCCATTCGTCCAAAGCTTGCTTGATCAAGGCTATCAATCTTTCTATAGAGAAGAAGACAGTGATCTGTACTATTTCGATGGCGAGGGATTTCAACCCGTCCCCGTCAATGAAAAGGTAATTGATTTGAAACGGTATAAAAAGAAGCATGGGGTCATTAAAAAGAACTCCGGAGCGAGCCTGATCGACCTAGGGGACGGCATTGCCCTGCTGGAATTCCATTCACAATCGAATGCGATCGGTTTGGATATTTTGCAAATGATCAATTATGCGATAGATGAAGTGGAACAGAACTACAAAGGCCTCGTCATCGGCAACCAAGGAAAGAACTTCTGTGTCGGTGCGAACCTCGGTTTGATTCTGATGGAAGCGCAAGATGACAATATATTCGAACTCGATTTCGTCGTCCGCACATTCCAGAAAGCCATGATGAAAATCAAATATTCGACAAAACCGGTCGTAGCGGCACCTTTTCAAATGACACTTGGCGGCGGCGCGGAAGTCTGTTTGCCGGCAGCCCATATCCAAGCGTCGATGGAGACGTATATGGGGCTTGTTGAAGCGGGTGTCGGCTTGATTCCGGGCGGAGGCGGAAACGTCAACCTGTATGCGAAGCATTTGAAAGGCCTTCCGAACGGCGTCACGGTTGATTATCAAAATGTTGTAAATAAAGTATTCGAATCAATTGCCATGGCGAAAGTATCGACGTCAGGTGAAGAAGCGAGAGAGAATAATTTCTTGGACTTCGCGGATGGGTTGAGTATCAATCCGGACCATCTAATCTACGATGCCAAACAGGCAGCATTGTCCTTATATGAAAATGGCTATCAACCGCCGAAACGTGAAAAGATACCGGTCACGGGAGCTTCGGGCTACGCAACGATGGTACTCGGGGCTGAAACGATGAAGCTTTCCGGTTTCATCAGCGACCATGATTTCAAGATTGCCAAGAAGCTGGCGTTCGTATTGGCAGGAGGGAAAGTGCCATTCGGAACGCTAGTCGACGAACAATATATGTTGGATCTCGAGCGGGAAGCATTCTTAAGTTTGGTAGCGGAACCGAAGTCGCAACAACGGATGCAGCATATGCTCGTAAAAGGAAAACCACTGCGTAACTAA
- a CDS encoding thioredoxin family protein, whose amino-acid sequence MESWTREQWEMHMEKSRMAVYYLYTPMCGTCAVASKMMEVVTAMKPDLPIGKADLNYEQSLALAYEIESVPCLLIQKDGRLEHKIYAFHSVPYLLEKIS is encoded by the coding sequence TTGGAAAGTTGGACTCGAGAACAATGGGAAATGCATATGGAGAAGTCACGAATGGCTGTCTATTATTTATATACGCCGATGTGTGGCACCTGTGCCGTTGCCAGCAAGATGATGGAAGTGGTCACAGCCATGAAACCGGATTTACCAATAGGCAAAGCAGATTTGAATTACGAACAGTCTCTGGCACTGGCCTATGAAATCGAAAGTGTTCCCTGTCTTTTGATTCAGAAGGATGGCCGGCTTGAACATAAGATCTATGCTTTCCATTCGGTTCCATATCTTCTTGAGAAAATCAGTTGA
- a CDS encoding acetyl-CoA C-acetyltransferase: protein MREAVIVAGARTPVGKSGKGSLATVRPDDLGAIAVKETLKRAGGYDGPIDDVIIGCAMPEAEQGMNVARLIGALAGLPDSTPAITVNRFCSSGLQTIAYAAERIMIGSSQAIIAGGAESMSMVPMVGNTLRLNAKLVETAPEYYMGMGHTAEQVAMKYGVSREDQDAFAVRSHERAAAAIAAGKFDAGIVPVEVTRHSFTDDGKLKEDTFMFSMDEGVRPGTNMETLAKLRPVFSVTGSVTAGNSSQTSDGAGSVLVMDREVAEAQGLQPIAKFRSFAVGGVPPEVMGIGPIVAVPKALEIAGLQQEDIDLWELNEAFASQSLQVIRHLGLDMDKVNVNGGAIALGHPLGASGSILTVRLLDELKRQGKQFGVVTMCIGGGMGAAGVFEML from the coding sequence ATGCGTGAAGCAGTTATTGTAGCAGGGGCCCGGACACCGGTCGGAAAATCCGGCAAAGGATCGTTAGCGACCGTCCGCCCGGATGATTTAGGGGCGATAGCAGTAAAAGAAACATTGAAACGGGCGGGCGGTTATGATGGACCGATCGATGACGTCATCATCGGTTGTGCCATGCCCGAAGCGGAGCAGGGAATGAATGTGGCGCGGCTCATCGGGGCGTTGGCAGGCCTTCCCGATTCCACTCCAGCCATTACGGTGAATCGGTTCTGTTCCTCGGGATTGCAAACGATTGCCTATGCGGCAGAGCGGATCATGATCGGTTCATCGCAAGCAATCATCGCAGGCGGTGCGGAATCGATGAGTATGGTGCCGATGGTCGGGAATACGTTACGGCTCAATGCGAAGCTGGTGGAAACTGCTCCGGAGTATTATATGGGGATGGGCCATACCGCAGAGCAAGTGGCGATGAAATATGGAGTCAGCCGTGAAGACCAGGATGCATTTGCTGTCCGTTCCCACGAAAGGGCGGCCGCTGCAATTGCAGCCGGAAAATTCGACGCCGGCATCGTGCCGGTCGAAGTGACTCGGCATTCATTCACGGATGATGGCAAGCTGAAAGAAGATACATTCATGTTCTCGATGGATGAAGGGGTCCGTCCTGGCACCAATATGGAAACGTTGGCCAAATTGCGCCCGGTCTTTTCAGTAACGGGCTCGGTCACTGCGGGGAACTCCTCGCAAACTTCGGATGGCGCAGGTTCCGTCCTGGTGATGGACCGGGAAGTGGCGGAAGCGCAAGGGTTGCAACCGATCGCCAAATTCCGCTCGTTTGCAGTGGGAGGCGTCCCGCCAGAAGTGATGGGGATCGGCCCGATTGTCGCAGTGCCGAAAGCGCTCGAAATCGCAGGACTTCAACAGGAAGACATCGACCTTTGGGAGCTGAACGAAGCATTCGCATCCCAATCCTTGCAAGTCATCCGGCATCTCGGTCTGGATATGGATAAAGTCAACGTCAATGGCGGGGCAATCGCCCTGGGCCATCCACTCGGCGCATCTGGCTCCATCCTGACCGTGCGTCTATTAGATGAACTGAAACGGCAGGGGAAACAATTCGGCGTCGTCACAATGTGCATCGGTGGCGGCATGGGCGCAGCAGGCGTCTTTGAAATGCTATAA
- a CDS encoding arsenate reductase family protein, which translates to MGLTYYGYPKCGTCRKAKKWLEEKEFQFNEVNIAENPPTEEELRNIIGLSGLELKKFFNTSGMKYRELNLKEKLPTMSDDEKISLLASDGMLIKRPIIASAEKATVGFKEEQFQDVWGS; encoded by the coding sequence ATGGGGCTTACATATTATGGTTATCCGAAATGTGGGACATGCCGAAAGGCGAAAAAGTGGCTGGAAGAGAAGGAATTTCAGTTCAATGAGGTGAACATTGCTGAAAACCCGCCAACGGAAGAAGAATTGCGGAACATTATCGGGCTGTCCGGATTGGAATTAAAAAAATTCTTCAACACGAGCGGGATGAAATATCGGGAGTTGAACTTGAAAGAGAAGTTGCCGACGATGAGCGATGACGAGAAGATCAGCTTGCTGGCATCCGATGGCATGTTGATCAAGCGACCGATCATCGCGAGTGCTGAAAAAGCTACGGTGGGGTTCAAGGAAGAGCAGTTTCAGGACGTCTGGGGAAGCTAA
- a CDS encoding acyl-CoA dehydrogenase family protein — translation MTKMHTNDLIKGGAFLIEDMEAERVFTPEDFTDEQKMIAKTTEDYVKNEVLPVVEKLENHEFEHSVRLLRSAGDLGLLGADVPEEYDGLGLDKISSALIAEKISVAGGFSITHGAHVGIGTLPIVLFGNEEQKKKYLPNSVTGEKISAYALTEPGSGSDALGAKTTAKLNEAGTHYILNGEKQWITNAGFADVFVVYAKIDGDKFSAFIVEREFPGVSVGAEEKKMGIKSSSTRTLILEDAEVPVENLLGEIGRGHVIAFNILNIGRYKLGVGTVGGSKRALELAITYANQRKQFNTPISSFNLTKEKLATMASKLYATESLIYRTVGYFEERNSQMTPEQQKDGKAVAASIAEYAIECSINKVVGSEVLDYIVDEAVQLHGGYGFMQEYEVERIYRDSRINRIFEGTNEINRMIVPGTFLKKAMKGELPLLQKAQGLQEELLMTMPDEIGEEALAQEKVLVKNAKKIGLLAAGMAAQRFGTKLDTEQELLVNIADIANNLFAMESALLRAEKAVAKNGEEKEKQKILYTQIFCQEAFEAIEKDAKETLLASVEGDNQRMMLSALRKLTRSNPYNIIAKKREAAEKLIEAEKYIV, via the coding sequence ATGACTAAAATGCACACAAATGATTTGATCAAAGGCGGGGCCTTTTTAATTGAGGATATGGAAGCGGAGCGCGTCTTTACTCCGGAAGATTTCACAGATGAACAAAAAATGATCGCAAAGACAACGGAAGACTATGTGAAAAACGAAGTGCTCCCCGTGGTGGAGAAATTAGAAAACCATGAATTTGAGCATTCCGTCCGGCTGCTCCGTTCGGCTGGGGACCTTGGATTGCTCGGAGCGGACGTACCGGAAGAATATGATGGTCTTGGGCTCGATAAGATTTCTTCCGCGCTAATTGCGGAAAAGATATCCGTTGCGGGCGGCTTCTCCATCACACACGGAGCGCACGTCGGAATCGGGACATTGCCGATCGTCCTGTTCGGTAATGAAGAACAGAAGAAAAAATACTTGCCGAACTCGGTGACGGGGGAGAAAATCTCCGCCTATGCCTTGACGGAACCAGGCTCCGGTTCAGACGCATTAGGTGCTAAGACAACAGCAAAATTGAATGAAGCGGGAACGCATTATATTTTAAATGGGGAAAAGCAGTGGATTACGAATGCCGGGTTTGCGGACGTGTTCGTCGTCTACGCAAAAATCGATGGGGATAAGTTCTCTGCGTTTATCGTGGAAAGAGAATTCCCGGGCGTTTCCGTCGGGGCGGAAGAAAAGAAAATGGGAATCAAATCATCCTCCACACGGACGCTCATTTTGGAAGACGCCGAAGTACCGGTGGAAAACCTGCTCGGCGAAATCGGCCGGGGGCATGTCATTGCCTTCAACATTCTGAACATCGGTCGTTATAAATTAGGAGTCGGCACGGTCGGCGGTTCGAAACGTGCATTGGAGCTTGCCATCACTTATGCTAACCAGCGGAAGCAATTCAACACGCCGATCTCCTCTTTCAATCTGACGAAAGAGAAACTGGCGACAATGGCATCGAAGCTTTACGCAACAGAAAGTTTGATTTACCGTACAGTTGGATATTTCGAGGAGCGCAATAGCCAAATGACGCCGGAACAGCAGAAAGACGGCAAAGCCGTGGCCGCTTCCATCGCGGAATATGCTATCGAATGTTCCATCAATAAAGTAGTCGGATCTGAAGTGCTCGATTATATCGTCGACGAAGCAGTCCAGCTGCATGGCGGCTACGGTTTCATGCAGGAGTATGAAGTGGAACGCATTTATCGCGACTCCCGTATCAACCGGATTTTCGAAGGGACAAATGAAATAAACCGGATGATCGTCCCGGGTACGTTTTTGAAGAAGGCGATGAAAGGTGAGTTGCCTTTATTGCAAAAAGCACAAGGCTTGCAAGAAGAACTTCTCATGACGATGCCAGATGAGATTGGCGAAGAGGCATTGGCTCAAGAGAAAGTGCTTGTAAAAAATGCCAAGAAAATTGGCCTGTTGGCAGCGGGGATGGCGGCACAACGTTTTGGAACGAAACTCGATACGGAGCAGGAACTGCTTGTGAACATTGCAGATATTGCTAACAACCTATTCGCCATGGAATCCGCGTTGCTCCGCGCAGAAAAAGCGGTTGCGAAGAACGGGGAAGAGAAGGAGAAGCAAAAAATTCTCTATACGCAAATCTTCTGCCAGGAAGCATTTGAAGCGATCGAGAAAGACGCGAAAGAAACATTATTGGCATCCGTGGAAGGGGATAATCAGCGCATGATGCTATCCGCCCTGCGGAAATTGACCCGCTCGAATCCTTACAACATCATTGCGAAAAAACGGGAAGCGGCGGAAAAGCTGATCGAAGCGGAAAAATATATCGTGTAA
- a CDS encoding toprim domain-containing protein, translating into MEEMKIIIVEGGSDRKRLLKVLAEPVQIICTNGTVSTYRLEELVEPYEEYEVFVFLDADESGEKIRALFKREYPEFIHLYTDKIYKEVEKTPYKILATILLGADFKIHPEFLF; encoded by the coding sequence ATGGAAGAGATGAAAATCATCATCGTCGAGGGCGGGTCGGATCGAAAGCGCCTTTTGAAAGTCTTGGCAGAGCCTGTCCAGATCATTTGTACAAACGGCACGGTCAGCACGTATCGACTGGAAGAATTAGTGGAACCTTACGAAGAATACGAGGTCTTTGTATTTTTGGATGCGGACGAATCGGGCGAGAAAATCCGAGCGTTATTCAAACGCGAGTATCCTGAATTCATCCATTTATATACCGACAAAATATATAAGGAAGTCGAGAAAACCCCTTATAAGATATTAGCCACGATTTTACTTGGTGCAGATTTTAAAATCCACCCGGAATTTTTATTTTGA
- a CDS encoding methionine ABC transporter permease codes for MIEEMFPNVKWDKMWEATMETMYMSAISTFFTFVFGIALGVLLFLSSPGQLWKNRAVNVVTGAFVNIFRSIPFIILIILLIPFTTLLVGTMRGPNAALPALIIGAAPFYGRMVLIALQEIDKGVIEAAKSMGAKTRTIIFKVLLPESMPALVSGITVTAIALVGYTAMAGIIGAGGLGNLAYLDGFQRGRNDVTLVATILILIIVFIIQIIGDMIVKQLDKR; via the coding sequence ATGATTGAAGAAATGTTTCCAAATGTGAAATGGGACAAAATGTGGGAAGCGACTATGGAGACTATGTATATGTCAGCCATTTCAACGTTTTTCACATTTGTTTTCGGGATTGCGCTCGGCGTGTTGCTGTTTTTATCAAGTCCTGGGCAGCTATGGAAAAATAGAGCAGTCAACGTCGTGACGGGCGCATTCGTTAATATATTCCGCTCGATTCCCTTCATCATCCTGATCATATTGCTAATCCCATTTACTACTTTACTCGTCGGCACGATGCGTGGGCCGAATGCAGCGTTGCCGGCTTTGATCATCGGGGCCGCACCGTTTTATGGCAGAATGGTGTTGATCGCCTTACAGGAAATCGATAAAGGCGTCATTGAAGCTGCCAAGTCGATGGGTGCAAAAACAAGGACGATCATCTTTAAAGTGCTACTGCCGGAATCCATGCCAGCACTAGTCTCAGGTATTACGGTGACCGCTATCGCGCTTGTCGGATATACCGCCATGGCGGGAATCATCGGAGCGGGAGGGCTTGGAAACCTTGCCTATCTAGATGGTTTTCAACGTGGCCGGAATGATGTTACGTTGGTGGCGACCATATTAATATTGATCATCGTCTTCATTATCCAAATCATTGGAGACATGATCGTCAAGCAGTTGGACAAACGGTAA
- a CDS encoding thioredoxin family protein — protein MKPITTEEQFNEVITGDGKSLIKFQAGWCPDCTRMDMFIDPIVEKYDMYTWYEVDRDVLPEIAEKYDVMGIPSLLIFSNGEKEAHLHSANAKSPQQVTDFLDSVTK, from the coding sequence ATGAAACCGATCACAACAGAAGAACAATTCAATGAAGTGATTACAGGCGATGGAAAATCGCTGATCAAATTTCAAGCGGGCTGGTGTCCGGATTGCACACGGATGGATATGTTTATCGATCCGATTGTGGAAAAGTACGATATGTATACATGGTATGAAGTGGACCGGGATGTGTTGCCTGAAATCGCTGAAAAATATGATGTTATGGGAATCCCGAGCTTGCTCATCTTCAGCAACGGGGAAAAAGAGGCGCATCTTCATAGCGCAAATGCCAAATCACCACAACAAGTTACGGACTTCCTTGATTCCGTAACGAAATGA
- the gcvH gene encoding glycine cleavage system protein GcvH produces the protein MSTPKDLRYSEEHEWVKDEGGKYRIGITHFAQSELGDIVFVELPSVGDEVKADEPFGSVESVKTVSELYAPISGKVVEVNEELEDSPELVNESPYEGAWMIVVEASDPSQLDALMTAEAYEEMTVGE, from the coding sequence ATGAGCACACCGAAGGATTTGCGTTATTCTGAAGAACATGAGTGGGTAAAAGATGAAGGCGGTAAATACCGTATCGGAATTACACACTTCGCGCAATCTGAACTAGGCGATATCGTCTTCGTCGAGCTTCCATCCGTGGGAGACGAAGTGAAAGCGGACGAGCCGTTCGGCAGTGTGGAATCCGTAAAGACGGTTTCCGAACTTTACGCGCCGATCAGCGGGAAAGTTGTGGAAGTGAACGAAGAATTGGAAGATAGCCCGGAATTGGTGAATGAATCGCCATATGAAGGCGCATGGATGATCGTCGTGGAAGCTTCTGACCCGTCCCAGTTGGATGCGCTGATGACTGCAGAAGCGTACGAAGAAATGACTGTTGGTGAATAA
- a CDS encoding methionine ABC transporter ATP-binding protein — MIRLSDVNKEFGTGSTRIRAVDSVSLEIADGEIFGIIGYSGAGKSTMIRLLNGLEMPTSGNVFIGGREMSAIQGKELREARQKVSMIFQHFNLLWSRTVKENIAFPLEIAGVRKGDRERKVKELIDLVGLTGRENAYPSELSGGQKQRVGIARALANDPEVLLCDEATSALDPETTDSILDLLTSINERLGLTIVLITHEMHVIRKICHRVAVMESGKIVEMGNVLDVFQSPQAEITKRFVSQLTEPADAKQALRHMKKEIPAGELIKLVFVGERTEQPVLASLIRKFPIEVNIVQGNISTTRGGAYGTLILQFVGEKKPIAEAIHYLHEQGVQTEVIGND, encoded by the coding sequence ATGATTCGGTTATCAGATGTCAATAAAGAGTTTGGCACCGGTTCAACTCGTATTCGAGCGGTGGATTCCGTGTCGCTTGAAATTGCGGATGGAGAAATTTTCGGTATCATCGGCTATAGTGGAGCCGGGAAAAGTACCATGATCCGTCTGCTGAACGGCCTCGAGATGCCGACCAGTGGGAATGTCTTCATAGGCGGTCGGGAAATGTCGGCAATTCAAGGCAAAGAGTTGAGAGAGGCACGGCAAAAGGTAAGTATGATTTTCCAACATTTCAACTTGCTCTGGTCTCGGACGGTTAAAGAGAATATAGCGTTCCCGCTTGAAATCGCAGGGGTCCGAAAAGGGGATCGCGAACGGAAAGTGAAGGAACTGATTGATCTGGTAGGGTTGACAGGTCGGGAAAATGCCTATCCCTCCGAATTATCAGGTGGTCAAAAACAGCGTGTCGGTATAGCCCGTGCACTTGCCAATGATCCTGAGGTGCTCCTATGTGATGAAGCGACATCTGCTCTCGATCCGGAAACGACAGATTCCATTTTGGATCTGTTAACGAGCATTAATGAGCGGTTAGGGCTGACGATTGTCCTGATTACTCATGAAATGCACGTCATTCGGAAAATTTGCCATCGGGTGGCTGTCATGGAATCAGGGAAGATTGTTGAGATGGGGAACGTCCTGGATGTTTTCCAGTCGCCGCAGGCTGAAATCACCAAACGTTTCGTTTCCCAACTAACGGAGCCGGCCGATGCAAAGCAAGCTTTACGTCATATGAAGAAAGAGATTCCAGCTGGTGAACTGATTAAACTGGTCTTCGTTGGAGAACGGACGGAACAGCCGGTCCTCGCCAGTCTCATCCGAAAGTTTCCGATTGAAGTCAATATTGTGCAAGGCAATATTTCTACGACGCGAGGCGGAGCTTATGGGACACTGATCCTCCAGTTTGTTGGTGAGAAGAAGCCGATTGCCGAGGCGATTCACTATCTTCATGAGCAAGGTGTTCAGACGGAGGTGATCGGCAATGATTGA